A genome region from Cucumis sativus cultivar 9930 chromosome 4, Cucumber_9930_V3, whole genome shotgun sequence includes the following:
- the LOC101207623 gene encoding serine carboxypeptidase-like 18 isoform X6, with the protein MISPLTTNHLDPMVLSFRLSLSILLHLHPLFSASAYAHWTVNSLPGFSGDLPFSLETGYVGVGDREEFQLFYYFVKTYSNPKTDPLILWLTGGPRCSSLSGLAFESGPINFEGELKEGSLPQVLINPYSWTQNSSIIYLDLPVGTGFSYTKTSQDHKSGDHEQVQHSLQFLKKWFDDHPEFISNPFYIAGNSYSGMIVPIVALQILEGTYKHIFSFINFQGYILGNPFTIPHASENFRILFARNMALISDELYEQYDAILAYYWANNDQVRKALHIHEGSIGEWIRCRGKEYYNFELTSAFPYHVNLSSKGYRSLIYSCFEYSGDHDMVVPHMETHAWIKALNYSVVDDWRPWFIDDEVGGYTRSFANNMTFVTVKGGGHTPEYLREESSIVFKRWIIGESL; encoded by the exons ATGATTTCTCCCCTCACCACTAACCACCTGGACCCAATGGTTCTTTCCTTCCGCCTCTCTCTttccattcttcttcatcttcatccaCTATTCTCTGCCTCCGCTTATGCTCACTGGACGGTGAACTCTTTGCCCGGATTCTCAGGGGACCTTCCTTTCTCGCTGGAAACAGG ATACGTAGGAGTTGGAGATCGGGAGGAGtttcaattgttttattactttgtaaaaacatattcaaatcCCAAAACGGATCCTCTCATTCTGTGGCTTACCGGAGGCCCTCGTTGCTCTTCTCTCTCTGGTCTCGCTTTTGAGAGTG GTCCAATCAATTTTGAGGGAGAGCTAAAGGAGGGAAGCCTACCTCAAGTACTCATAAACCCATACTCATGGACTCAG AACTCCAGTATAATATATCTAGATTTACCGGTTGGCACGGGTTTTTCATATACTAAAACCTCACAAGATCATAAATCAGGAGATCACGAGCAAGTTCAACATTCccttcaatttttgaaaaag TGGTTCGATGATCATCCAGAATTTATATCAAATCCATTTTATATTGCTGGAAATTCTTATTCTGGTATGATTGTTCCAATTGTTGCTCTACAAATTTTAGAAG GAActtataaacatattttttcatttataaatttccAG GGATACATACTCGGAAATCCTTTCACTATTCCTCATGCAAGTGAAAATTTTCGAATTCTATTTGCTCGTAATATGGCCCTCATCTCAGATGAATTGTATGAg CAATATGATGCCATACTTGCCTACTATTGGGCTAACAATGACCAAGTTCGAAAAGCACTCCATATACATGAG gGAAGCATTGGAGAGTGGATTAGATGTCGTGGAAAAgaatattacaattttgaGTTGACCAGTGCTTTTCCTTATCACGTGAACCTTAGTTCTAAAGGTTATCGATCGTTAATCTATag TTGTTTTGAATATAGTGGAGATCATGATATGGTAGTGCCGCATATGGAAACTCATGCATGGATCAAAGCTTTAAATTATTCTGTAGTAGATGATTGGAGGCCTTGGTTTATCGATGATGAAGTTGGCGG ATACAccagaagttttgcaaataATATGACATTTGTAACGGtcaaa gGTGGAGGACATACACCAGAATATTTACGAGAAGAATCCAGCATAGTTTTTAAGAGATGGATAATAGGAGAATCCTTATGA
- the LOC101207623 gene encoding serine carboxypeptidase-like 7 isoform X4 — protein sequence MISPLTTNHLDPMVLSFRLSLSILLHLHPLFSASAYAHWTVNSLPGFSGDLPFSLETGYVGVGDREEFQLFYYFVKTYSNPKTDPLILWLTGGPRCSSLSGLAFESGPINFEGELKEGSLPQVLINPYSWTQWFDDHPEFISNPFYIAGNSYSGMIVPIVALQILEGTYKHIFSFINFQGYILGNPFTIPHASENFRILFARNMALISDELYESLETSCQGEYVNIDPNNVECLKHYDTYTKCASVVKQGCILWPKCPSLKEPQTRFGQRRSLKSSLVGQRCRQYDAILAYYWANNDQVRKALHIHEGSIGEWIRCRGKEYYNFELTSAFPYHVNLSSKGYRSLIYSCFEYSGDHDMVVPHMETHAWIKALNYSVVDDWRPWFIDDEVGGYTRSFANNMTFVTVKGGGHTPEYLREESSIVFKRWIIGESL from the exons ATGATTTCTCCCCTCACCACTAACCACCTGGACCCAATGGTTCTTTCCTTCCGCCTCTCTCTttccattcttcttcatcttcatccaCTATTCTCTGCCTCCGCTTATGCTCACTGGACGGTGAACTCTTTGCCCGGATTCTCAGGGGACCTTCCTTTCTCGCTGGAAACAGG ATACGTAGGAGTTGGAGATCGGGAGGAGtttcaattgttttattactttgtaaaaacatattcaaatcCCAAAACGGATCCTCTCATTCTGTGGCTTACCGGAGGCCCTCGTTGCTCTTCTCTCTCTGGTCTCGCTTTTGAGAGTG GTCCAATCAATTTTGAGGGAGAGCTAAAGGAGGGAAGCCTACCTCAAGTACTCATAAACCCATACTCATGGACTCAG TGGTTCGATGATCATCCAGAATTTATATCAAATCCATTTTATATTGCTGGAAATTCTTATTCTGGTATGATTGTTCCAATTGTTGCTCTACAAATTTTAGAAG GAActtataaacatattttttcatttataaatttccAG GGATACATACTCGGAAATCCTTTCACTATTCCTCATGCAAGTGAAAATTTTCGAATTCTATTTGCTCGTAATATGGCCCTCATCTCAGATGAATTGTATGAg TCGTTGGAAACTAGTTGTCAAGGAGAATATGTAAACATTGATCCTAACAATGTCGAATGCTTAAAACATTACGATACATATACAAAG tGTGCTTCTGTAGTTAAACAAGGATGTATTTTATGGCCCAAATGTCCATCATTAAAAGAACCACAGACAAGGTTTGGTCAAAGAAGATCTCTCAAGAGCAGTTTAGTAGGTCAAAGATGTCgt CAATATGATGCCATACTTGCCTACTATTGGGCTAACAATGACCAAGTTCGAAAAGCACTCCATATACATGAG gGAAGCATTGGAGAGTGGATTAGATGTCGTGGAAAAgaatattacaattttgaGTTGACCAGTGCTTTTCCTTATCACGTGAACCTTAGTTCTAAAGGTTATCGATCGTTAATCTATag TTGTTTTGAATATAGTGGAGATCATGATATGGTAGTGCCGCATATGGAAACTCATGCATGGATCAAAGCTTTAAATTATTCTGTAGTAGATGATTGGAGGCCTTGGTTTATCGATGATGAAGTTGGCGG ATACAccagaagttttgcaaataATATGACATTTGTAACGGtcaaa gGTGGAGGACATACACCAGAATATTTACGAGAAGAATCCAGCATAGTTTTTAAGAGATGGATAATAGGAGAATCCTTATGA
- the LOC101207623 gene encoding serine carboxypeptidase-like 1 isoform X1 — translation MISPLTTNHLDPMVLSFRLSLSILLHLHPLFSASAYAHWTVNSLPGFSGDLPFSLETGYVGVGDREEFQLFYYFVKTYSNPKTDPLILWLTGGPRCSSLSGLAFESGPINFEGELKEGSLPQVLINPYSWTQNSSIIYLDLPVGTGFSYTKTSQDHKSGDHEQVQHSLQFLKKWFDDHPEFISNPFYIAGNSYSGMIVPIVALQILEGTYKHIFSFINFQGYILGNPFTIPHASENFRILFARNMALISDELYESLETSCQGEYVNIDPNNVECLKHYDTYTKCASVVKQGCILWPKCPSLKEPQTRFGQRRSLKSSLVGQRCRQYDAILAYYWANNDQVRKALHIHEGSIGEWIRCRGKEYYNFELTSAFPYHVNLSSKGYRSLIYSCFEYSGDHDMVVPHMETHAWIKALNYSVVDDWRPWFIDDEVGGYTRSFANNMTFVTVKGGGHTPEYLREESSIVFKRWIIGESL, via the exons ATGATTTCTCCCCTCACCACTAACCACCTGGACCCAATGGTTCTTTCCTTCCGCCTCTCTCTttccattcttcttcatcttcatccaCTATTCTCTGCCTCCGCTTATGCTCACTGGACGGTGAACTCTTTGCCCGGATTCTCAGGGGACCTTCCTTTCTCGCTGGAAACAGG ATACGTAGGAGTTGGAGATCGGGAGGAGtttcaattgttttattactttgtaaaaacatattcaaatcCCAAAACGGATCCTCTCATTCTGTGGCTTACCGGAGGCCCTCGTTGCTCTTCTCTCTCTGGTCTCGCTTTTGAGAGTG GTCCAATCAATTTTGAGGGAGAGCTAAAGGAGGGAAGCCTACCTCAAGTACTCATAAACCCATACTCATGGACTCAG AACTCCAGTATAATATATCTAGATTTACCGGTTGGCACGGGTTTTTCATATACTAAAACCTCACAAGATCATAAATCAGGAGATCACGAGCAAGTTCAACATTCccttcaatttttgaaaaag TGGTTCGATGATCATCCAGAATTTATATCAAATCCATTTTATATTGCTGGAAATTCTTATTCTGGTATGATTGTTCCAATTGTTGCTCTACAAATTTTAGAAG GAActtataaacatattttttcatttataaatttccAG GGATACATACTCGGAAATCCTTTCACTATTCCTCATGCAAGTGAAAATTTTCGAATTCTATTTGCTCGTAATATGGCCCTCATCTCAGATGAATTGTATGAg TCGTTGGAAACTAGTTGTCAAGGAGAATATGTAAACATTGATCCTAACAATGTCGAATGCTTAAAACATTACGATACATATACAAAG tGTGCTTCTGTAGTTAAACAAGGATGTATTTTATGGCCCAAATGTCCATCATTAAAAGAACCACAGACAAGGTTTGGTCAAAGAAGATCTCTCAAGAGCAGTTTAGTAGGTCAAAGATGTCgt CAATATGATGCCATACTTGCCTACTATTGGGCTAACAATGACCAAGTTCGAAAAGCACTCCATATACATGAG gGAAGCATTGGAGAGTGGATTAGATGTCGTGGAAAAgaatattacaattttgaGTTGACCAGTGCTTTTCCTTATCACGTGAACCTTAGTTCTAAAGGTTATCGATCGTTAATCTATag TTGTTTTGAATATAGTGGAGATCATGATATGGTAGTGCCGCATATGGAAACTCATGCATGGATCAAAGCTTTAAATTATTCTGTAGTAGATGATTGGAGGCCTTGGTTTATCGATGATGAAGTTGGCGG ATACAccagaagttttgcaaataATATGACATTTGTAACGGtcaaa gGTGGAGGACATACACCAGAATATTTACGAGAAGAATCCAGCATAGTTTTTAAGAGATGGATAATAGGAGAATCCTTATGA
- the LOC101207623 gene encoding serine carboxypeptidase-like 7 isoform X3, which translates to MISPLTTNHLDPMVLSFRLSLSILLHLHPLFSASAYAHWTVNSLPGFSGDLPFSLETGYVGVGDREEFQLFYYFVKTYSNPKTDPLILWLTGGPRCSSLSGLAFESGPINFEGELKEGSLPQVLINPYSWTQNSSIIYLDLPVGTGFSYTKTSQDHKSGDHEQVQHSLQFLKKWFDDHPEFISNPFYIAGNSYSGMIVPIVALQILEGTYKHIFSFINFQGYILGNPFTIPHASENFRILFARNMALISDELYECASVVKQGCILWPKCPSLKEPQTRFGQRRSLKSSLVGQRCRQYDAILAYYWANNDQVRKALHIHEGSIGEWIRCRGKEYYNFELTSAFPYHVNLSSKGYRSLIYSCFEYSGDHDMVVPHMETHAWIKALNYSVVDDWRPWFIDDEVGGYTRSFANNMTFVTVKGGGHTPEYLREESSIVFKRWIIGESL; encoded by the exons ATGATTTCTCCCCTCACCACTAACCACCTGGACCCAATGGTTCTTTCCTTCCGCCTCTCTCTttccattcttcttcatcttcatccaCTATTCTCTGCCTCCGCTTATGCTCACTGGACGGTGAACTCTTTGCCCGGATTCTCAGGGGACCTTCCTTTCTCGCTGGAAACAGG ATACGTAGGAGTTGGAGATCGGGAGGAGtttcaattgttttattactttgtaaaaacatattcaaatcCCAAAACGGATCCTCTCATTCTGTGGCTTACCGGAGGCCCTCGTTGCTCTTCTCTCTCTGGTCTCGCTTTTGAGAGTG GTCCAATCAATTTTGAGGGAGAGCTAAAGGAGGGAAGCCTACCTCAAGTACTCATAAACCCATACTCATGGACTCAG AACTCCAGTATAATATATCTAGATTTACCGGTTGGCACGGGTTTTTCATATACTAAAACCTCACAAGATCATAAATCAGGAGATCACGAGCAAGTTCAACATTCccttcaatttttgaaaaag TGGTTCGATGATCATCCAGAATTTATATCAAATCCATTTTATATTGCTGGAAATTCTTATTCTGGTATGATTGTTCCAATTGTTGCTCTACAAATTTTAGAAG GAActtataaacatattttttcatttataaatttccAG GGATACATACTCGGAAATCCTTTCACTATTCCTCATGCAAGTGAAAATTTTCGAATTCTATTTGCTCGTAATATGGCCCTCATCTCAGATGAATTGTATGAg tGTGCTTCTGTAGTTAAACAAGGATGTATTTTATGGCCCAAATGTCCATCATTAAAAGAACCACAGACAAGGTTTGGTCAAAGAAGATCTCTCAAGAGCAGTTTAGTAGGTCAAAGATGTCgt CAATATGATGCCATACTTGCCTACTATTGGGCTAACAATGACCAAGTTCGAAAAGCACTCCATATACATGAG gGAAGCATTGGAGAGTGGATTAGATGTCGTGGAAAAgaatattacaattttgaGTTGACCAGTGCTTTTCCTTATCACGTGAACCTTAGTTCTAAAGGTTATCGATCGTTAATCTATag TTGTTTTGAATATAGTGGAGATCATGATATGGTAGTGCCGCATATGGAAACTCATGCATGGATCAAAGCTTTAAATTATTCTGTAGTAGATGATTGGAGGCCTTGGTTTATCGATGATGAAGTTGGCGG ATACAccagaagttttgcaaataATATGACATTTGTAACGGtcaaa gGTGGAGGACATACACCAGAATATTTACGAGAAGAATCCAGCATAGTTTTTAAGAGATGGATAATAGGAGAATCCTTATGA
- the LOC101207623 gene encoding serine carboxypeptidase-like 18 isoform X5 has translation MISPLTTNHLDPMVLSFRLSLSILLHLHPLFSASAYAHWTVNSLPGFSGDLPFSLETGYVGVGDREEFQLFYYFVKTYSNPKTDPLILWLTGGPRCSSLSGLAFESGPINFEGELKEGSLPQVLINPYSWTQNSSIIYLDLPVGTGFSYTKTSQDHKSGDHEQVQHSLQFLKKWFDDHPEFISNPFYIAGNSYSGMIVPIVALQILEGTYKHIFSFINFQGYILGNPFTIPHASENFRILFARNMALISDELYESLETSCQGEYVNIDPNNVECLKHYDTYTKCASVVKQGCILWPKCPSLKEPQTSNMMPYLPTIGLTMTKFEKHSIYMSGDHDMVVPHMETHAWIKALNYSVVDDWRPWFIDDEVGGYTRSFANNMTFVTVKGGGHTPEYLREESSIVFKRWIIGESL, from the exons ATGATTTCTCCCCTCACCACTAACCACCTGGACCCAATGGTTCTTTCCTTCCGCCTCTCTCTttccattcttcttcatcttcatccaCTATTCTCTGCCTCCGCTTATGCTCACTGGACGGTGAACTCTTTGCCCGGATTCTCAGGGGACCTTCCTTTCTCGCTGGAAACAGG ATACGTAGGAGTTGGAGATCGGGAGGAGtttcaattgttttattactttgtaaaaacatattcaaatcCCAAAACGGATCCTCTCATTCTGTGGCTTACCGGAGGCCCTCGTTGCTCTTCTCTCTCTGGTCTCGCTTTTGAGAGTG GTCCAATCAATTTTGAGGGAGAGCTAAAGGAGGGAAGCCTACCTCAAGTACTCATAAACCCATACTCATGGACTCAG AACTCCAGTATAATATATCTAGATTTACCGGTTGGCACGGGTTTTTCATATACTAAAACCTCACAAGATCATAAATCAGGAGATCACGAGCAAGTTCAACATTCccttcaatttttgaaaaag TGGTTCGATGATCATCCAGAATTTATATCAAATCCATTTTATATTGCTGGAAATTCTTATTCTGGTATGATTGTTCCAATTGTTGCTCTACAAATTTTAGAAG GAActtataaacatattttttcatttataaatttccAG GGATACATACTCGGAAATCCTTTCACTATTCCTCATGCAAGTGAAAATTTTCGAATTCTATTTGCTCGTAATATGGCCCTCATCTCAGATGAATTGTATGAg TCGTTGGAAACTAGTTGTCAAGGAGAATATGTAAACATTGATCCTAACAATGTCGAATGCTTAAAACATTACGATACATATACAAAG tGTGCTTCTGTAGTTAAACAAGGATGTATTTTATGGCCCAAATGTCCATCATTAAAAGAACCACAGACAAG CAATATGATGCCATACTTGCCTACTATTGGGCTAACAATGACCAAGTTCGAAAAGCACTCCATATACATGAG TGGAGATCATGATATGGTAGTGCCGCATATGGAAACTCATGCATGGATCAAAGCTTTAAATTATTCTGTAGTAGATGATTGGAGGCCTTGGTTTATCGATGATGAAGTTGGCGG ATACAccagaagttttgcaaataATATGACATTTGTAACGGtcaaa gGTGGAGGACATACACCAGAATATTTACGAGAAGAATCCAGCATAGTTTTTAAGAGATGGATAATAGGAGAATCCTTATGA
- the LOC101207623 gene encoding serine carboxypeptidase-like 1 isoform X2, with product MISPLTTNHLDPMVLSFRLSLSILLHLHPLFSASAYAHWTVNSLPGFSGDLPFSLETGYVGVGDREEFQLFYYFVKTYSNPKTDPLILWLTGGPRCSSLSGLAFESGPINFEGELKEGSLPQVLINPYSWTQNSSIIYLDLPVGTGFSYTKTSQDHKSGDHEQVQHSLQFLKKWFDDHPEFISNPFYIAGNSYSGMIVPIVALQILEGTYKHIFSFINFQGYILGNPFTIPHASENFRILFARNMALISDELYESLETSCQGEYVNIDPNNVECLKHYDTYTKCASVVKQGCILWPKCPSLKEPQTRFGQRRSLKSSLVGQRCRQYDAILAYYWANNDQVRKALHIHEGSIGEWIRCRGKEYYNFELTSAFPYHVNLSSKGYRSLIYSGDHDMVVPHMETHAWIKALNYSVVDDWRPWFIDDEVGGYTRSFANNMTFVTVKGGGHTPEYLREESSIVFKRWIIGESL from the exons ATGATTTCTCCCCTCACCACTAACCACCTGGACCCAATGGTTCTTTCCTTCCGCCTCTCTCTttccattcttcttcatcttcatccaCTATTCTCTGCCTCCGCTTATGCTCACTGGACGGTGAACTCTTTGCCCGGATTCTCAGGGGACCTTCCTTTCTCGCTGGAAACAGG ATACGTAGGAGTTGGAGATCGGGAGGAGtttcaattgttttattactttgtaaaaacatattcaaatcCCAAAACGGATCCTCTCATTCTGTGGCTTACCGGAGGCCCTCGTTGCTCTTCTCTCTCTGGTCTCGCTTTTGAGAGTG GTCCAATCAATTTTGAGGGAGAGCTAAAGGAGGGAAGCCTACCTCAAGTACTCATAAACCCATACTCATGGACTCAG AACTCCAGTATAATATATCTAGATTTACCGGTTGGCACGGGTTTTTCATATACTAAAACCTCACAAGATCATAAATCAGGAGATCACGAGCAAGTTCAACATTCccttcaatttttgaaaaag TGGTTCGATGATCATCCAGAATTTATATCAAATCCATTTTATATTGCTGGAAATTCTTATTCTGGTATGATTGTTCCAATTGTTGCTCTACAAATTTTAGAAG GAActtataaacatattttttcatttataaatttccAG GGATACATACTCGGAAATCCTTTCACTATTCCTCATGCAAGTGAAAATTTTCGAATTCTATTTGCTCGTAATATGGCCCTCATCTCAGATGAATTGTATGAg TCGTTGGAAACTAGTTGTCAAGGAGAATATGTAAACATTGATCCTAACAATGTCGAATGCTTAAAACATTACGATACATATACAAAG tGTGCTTCTGTAGTTAAACAAGGATGTATTTTATGGCCCAAATGTCCATCATTAAAAGAACCACAGACAAGGTTTGGTCAAAGAAGATCTCTCAAGAGCAGTTTAGTAGGTCAAAGATGTCgt CAATATGATGCCATACTTGCCTACTATTGGGCTAACAATGACCAAGTTCGAAAAGCACTCCATATACATGAG gGAAGCATTGGAGAGTGGATTAGATGTCGTGGAAAAgaatattacaattttgaGTTGACCAGTGCTTTTCCTTATCACGTGAACCTTAGTTCTAAAGGTTATCGATCGTTAATCTATag TGGAGATCATGATATGGTAGTGCCGCATATGGAAACTCATGCATGGATCAAAGCTTTAAATTATTCTGTAGTAGATGATTGGAGGCCTTGGTTTATCGATGATGAAGTTGGCGG ATACAccagaagttttgcaaataATATGACATTTGTAACGGtcaaa gGTGGAGGACATACACCAGAATATTTACGAGAAGAATCCAGCATAGTTTTTAAGAGATGGATAATAGGAGAATCCTTATGA
- the LOC101207623 gene encoding serine carboxypeptidase-like 1 isoform X8, giving the protein MISPLTTNHLDPMVLSFRLSLSILLHLHPLFSASAYAHWTVNSLPGFSGDLPFSLETGYVGVGDREEFQLFYYFVKTYSNPKTDPLILWLTGGPRCSSLSGLAFESGPINFEGELKEGSLPQVLINPYSWTQNSSIIYLDLPVGTGFSYTKTSQDHKSGDHEQVQHSLQFLKKWFDDHPEFISNPFYIAGNSYSGMIVPIVALQILEGTYKHIFSFINFQGYILGNPFTIPHASENFRILFARNMALISDELYESLETSCQGEYVNIDPNNVECLKHYDTYTKCASVVKQGCILWPKCPSLKEPQTRFGQRRSLKSSLVGQRCRQYDAILAYYWANNDQVRKALHIHEGSIGEWIRCRGKEYYNFELTSAFPYHVNLSSKVEIMIW; this is encoded by the exons ATGATTTCTCCCCTCACCACTAACCACCTGGACCCAATGGTTCTTTCCTTCCGCCTCTCTCTttccattcttcttcatcttcatccaCTATTCTCTGCCTCCGCTTATGCTCACTGGACGGTGAACTCTTTGCCCGGATTCTCAGGGGACCTTCCTTTCTCGCTGGAAACAGG ATACGTAGGAGTTGGAGATCGGGAGGAGtttcaattgttttattactttgtaaaaacatattcaaatcCCAAAACGGATCCTCTCATTCTGTGGCTTACCGGAGGCCCTCGTTGCTCTTCTCTCTCTGGTCTCGCTTTTGAGAGTG GTCCAATCAATTTTGAGGGAGAGCTAAAGGAGGGAAGCCTACCTCAAGTACTCATAAACCCATACTCATGGACTCAG AACTCCAGTATAATATATCTAGATTTACCGGTTGGCACGGGTTTTTCATATACTAAAACCTCACAAGATCATAAATCAGGAGATCACGAGCAAGTTCAACATTCccttcaatttttgaaaaag TGGTTCGATGATCATCCAGAATTTATATCAAATCCATTTTATATTGCTGGAAATTCTTATTCTGGTATGATTGTTCCAATTGTTGCTCTACAAATTTTAGAAG GAActtataaacatattttttcatttataaatttccAG GGATACATACTCGGAAATCCTTTCACTATTCCTCATGCAAGTGAAAATTTTCGAATTCTATTTGCTCGTAATATGGCCCTCATCTCAGATGAATTGTATGAg TCGTTGGAAACTAGTTGTCAAGGAGAATATGTAAACATTGATCCTAACAATGTCGAATGCTTAAAACATTACGATACATATACAAAG tGTGCTTCTGTAGTTAAACAAGGATGTATTTTATGGCCCAAATGTCCATCATTAAAAGAACCACAGACAAGGTTTGGTCAAAGAAGATCTCTCAAGAGCAGTTTAGTAGGTCAAAGATGTCgt CAATATGATGCCATACTTGCCTACTATTGGGCTAACAATGACCAAGTTCGAAAAGCACTCCATATACATGAG gGAAGCATTGGAGAGTGGATTAGATGTCGTGGAAAAgaatattacaattttgaGTTGACCAGTGCTTTTCCTTATCACGTGAACCTTAGTTCTAAAG TGGAGATCATGATATGGTAG